Genomic DNA from Novipirellula galeiformis:
ATTAAAGAAGATGACCGCATCGCCCTCTTTGACAAGCGTCGGCTTGCCATTGTGCTCGATCGAGGTGGCCGAGATAAACTCATCGCCTGTACGGCTCGATTCGATCGGGTGATCGTAGTAACGTTGGATCGCTTCGCTGGCGGATTCGGCGGTGTTATCGGCTCCCTTGGTCATCATGTCATAGGTCGCTTGAACACGTTCCCAGCGCAGATCGCGGTCCATTGCATAGAAGCGTCCGATCACCGATGCGATTTGTCCGACTCCCTTTTCCTTCAGCGCTTGCTCGACTTTGGCGACATAGGCCTTGCCGCCGGTCGGCGAAGTATCACGGCCATCGGTGATGGCGTGTACCGCAAATTGGCTGGATTCGAGACCCGAGCGGCGCACCATTTCGACGATCGCGATCGCGTGTTCCAGATCGCTATGGACGCGTCCATCGGACATCAGCCCGAGTAGATGGAGCGTGCCACCGGTCTTCTTCACATGCTCAATCGCACCCAAGAGGACTTTGTTGGCAAAGAAGGATTCGTCGCGGATCGCACGGGTGATCCGCATTACTTCTTGGTCCACGATGCGGCCTGCGCCAATGTTCTGGTGACCGACTTCGCTGTTGCCCATCACGCCGGCGGGTAGCCCGACATCTTCGCCCGAGGTGTGGATCAGGGTATGGGGATACTGGGCCATCAACGCATCGGCAACCGGCGTGTTCGCCAGATGGATGGCGTTGGCATGATTCCACTCGGCATGCGGGTTTTCGCCCCATCCATCGCGGACGATCAAAACAACGGGTTTTCGGCGAACTTGGGTCAAGGCTCTCTCGCTTATTCAAAAAAGGATGTTTAACTGACGCAGGGCAAATCACCTTGGTTTTAGCCAACGCAGCGGAACTTCGGAACCTCGTGTCCGCTTCGAACTTGTCCCGAGGTCGGGTAATCTACCGCAGTAGGCTGCAAAACAAGC
This window encodes:
- the gpmI gene encoding 2,3-bisphosphoglycerate-independent phosphoglycerate mutase, translating into MTQVRRKPVVLIVRDGWGENPHAEWNHANAIHLANTPVADALMAQYPHTLIHTSGEDVGLPAGVMGNSEVGHQNIGAGRIVDQEVMRITRAIRDESFFANKVLLGAIEHVKKTGGTLHLLGLMSDGRVHSDLEHAIAIVEMVRRSGLESSQFAVHAITDGRDTSPTGGKAYVAKVEQALKEKGVGQIASVIGRFYAMDRDLRWERVQATYDMMTKGADNTAESASEAIQRYYDHPIESSRTGDEFISATSIEHNGKPTLVKEGDAVIFFNYRGDRTREITKAFTFDDDAWKNIEGGGFDRGAKIDNLYFATMTAYQTGLPVEVIFEKPAKMPNILGEYVCSLGLNQFRCAETEKYPHVTFFFNDYRDDPFAHEAREMAPSTRTVSTYDQAPEMSAHEITAKVLHEIEAGTADLLIINYANGDMVGHTGVLEAAIKAVETVDACVGQVVEATLKKGGSLIVTADHGNCEQMTDPVTGGPHTAHTTYDVPLIVVEPGLEGRTLNPGGRLADIAPTLLELLGVPIPAEMTGEPLLKL